A window of the Lactuca sativa cultivar Salinas chromosome 5, Lsat_Salinas_v11, whole genome shotgun sequence genome harbors these coding sequences:
- the LOC111887268 gene encoding uncharacterized protein LOC111887268, translated as MVFSSIQTCAAALRYLGYGIAFDASDEYLKVSERTAVECVDWFSACVDEVFHEEYLRKLTQRDIERLYSAHEERHEFPAGSNNDLNVLGQSPLFNDIWTGKALDMTFTVNGHAYKYGYYLGDGIYSNYSTLMKAYSVPRSEKAKFFTRKQESARKDIERAFGVLKQTCGRYPMLVVVECGVDVTPTTYVRRGYDRD; from the exons ATGGTTTTTAGTAGTATACAAACATGTGCGGCTGCTCTTAGGTATTTGGGATACGGTATAGCATTTGATGCATCTGACGAATACTTGAAAGTATCCGAGAGGACCGCAGTTGAATGTGTAGATTGGTTTTCTGCATGTGTTGATGAAGTTTTTCACGAAGAATATTTGCGTAAACTTACTCAACGTGATATTGAGAGATTATATTCGGCTCATGAAGAGAGGCATGAATTTCCTG CGGGGTCTAACAACGACCTTAATGTTCTTGGCCAGTCTCCACTTTTCAACGATATTTGGACCGGCAAAGCACTTGATATGACGTTCACGGTGAACGGGCACGCGTACAAATACGGTTACTACCTTGGTGATGGGATATACTCGAATTATTCTACATTGATGAAGGCATACTCGGTTCCTCGAAGTGAAAAAGCAAAATTTTTTACAAGAAAACAGGAATCGGCGAGAAAAGATATCGAGAGGGCATTTGGAGTCCTTAAGCAAACATG TGGTAGGTATCCCATGTTAGTGGTAGTGGAATGTGGTGTTGATGTGACACCAACcacatatgtg CGGAGAGGTTATGACAGAGATTGA
- the LOC111887282 gene encoding receptor-like protein kinase HERK 1 translates to MLSITKKFEHLKIPLEAIISSTNNFAESNCIGRGGFGKVYKGELHVHLKGQTTVALKRLDRTFGQGDPEFWKEIVMLSLYKHDNIVSLLGFCDDSGEKILIYEYASKKSLDLYLKSDDLTWVRRLKICIGAARGLAYLHNPAGTQQRVLHRDIKSSNILLDENWNARIADLGLSKFGPANQQYTFLVSNTVGTFGYCDPIYVETGLLTKESDVYSFGVVLFEVLCGRLCISYNNKAQSFTEMVRKSCKQNKVSEIIYDNIKDEINPDSLEAFTTIAYRCLKRDREQRPLMNEIVRALETALIYQAPPTSPTTTTTPTPNLHPLSKLITTVLPPPPESKRMFSPPPSPLSESSNMTAQPPFPPSKNNKAHFRF, encoded by the exons ATGTTGTCTATCACAAAAAAGTTTGAACACCTTAAAATACCACTAGAAGCCATAATATCATCAACCAACAATTTTGCGGAAAGCAATTGCATCGGGAGAGGCGGATTTGGAAAAGTGTATAAAGGCGAATTACATGTCCACTTGAAGGGGCAAACCACAGTTGCTTTAAAACGTTTAGATCGTACATTTGGGCAGGGAGACCCTGAGTTTTGGAAGGAGATAGTTATGCTTTCTCTTTATAAACATGATAATATTGTTTCTCTCTTAGGGTTTTGTGATGACAGTGGAGAGAAGATCCTGATATACGAATATGCATCAAAGAAAAGTCTAGACTTGTATCTCAAGAGCGATGATTTAACATGGGTTCGGCGACTGAAGATATGCATTGGGGCAGCTCGCGGTCTAGCTTACCTTCATAATCCCGCTGGGACTCAACAAAGAGTATTGCACCGTGATATTAAAAGCTCCAATATTCTTTTAGATGAAAATTGGAATGCGAGGATTGCGGATTTAGGTTTATCCAAATTTGGTCCTGCTAACCAACAATACACATTTCTTGTCTCTAATACAGTAGGCACGTTTGGGTATTGTGACCCGATATACGTAGAGACAGGGTTACTTACAAAAGAGTCGGATGTCTATTCATTTGGGGTAGTGTTGTTTGAAGTTTTGTGTGGCAGGTTATGTATTAGCTACAACAATAAGGCCCAATCGTTTACGGAAATGGTTCGAAAGAGttgcaaacaaaacaaagtaAGTGAAATTATTTACGATAATATAAAGGATGAAATAAATCCAGATTCTTTGGAGGCATTTACAACAATTGCTTATCGATGTTTAAAGAGAGACCGTGAACAGCGTCCATTGATGAACGAGATTGTGAGAGCACTCGAAACAGCACTCATATATCAG GCTCCACCAACATCTCCAACAACTACTACAACTCCAACTCCAAATCTACATCCATTGTCCAAGTTGATTACTACTGTTTTACCTCCACCGCCAGAGTCAAAGAGGATGTTCTCACCACCGCCATCTCCCCTTTCGGAGAGCTCTAACATGACAGCACAACCTCCATTTCCTCCTTCAAAGAACAATAAGGCGCACTTTCGCTTTTGA